One window from the genome of Bacillus sp. (in: firmicutes) encodes:
- a CDS encoding TrkH family potassium uptake protein, which produces MSIAVERNRKKNSLKLTSVQLIVFYYISAILFSTMLLSLPIAHKSGVSLPFIDALFTAVSAISVTGLTVVSIADTFSVTGFFMLMFIMQFGGVGVMALGTFIWLLLGKKIGFKERLLIMTDQNQSTFSGLVYLIKQILYLIIIIELIGAIVLGTYFLKYYGTWQEAYLHGLFLSISATTNAGFDITGESLIPFANDYFVQFITMLLIILGAIGFPVLIEIKHYLTHRGKYPYHFSLFTKITTTTYFVIVVLGTIAVFLLEWHSFFVDKKWHEAFFYALFQSVTARSAGFATADILQFSESTLLLTSMLMFIGASPSSVGGGIRTTTFAIIVLSIYFYARGRNTIKVFNREIDPQDITKASVVLATAIILCTSAVIVLSALESVPILPIIFDVASAFGTCGQSMGITPNLSVASKLVLITLMFIGRIGIFSFLFLIRGQEKEEKYHFPKEKIIIG; this is translated from the coding sequence ATGTCAATAGCAGTAGAAAGAAACCGGAAAAAAAATTCGTTAAAATTAACATCTGTTCAGCTCATTGTTTTCTATTACATAAGTGCTATTTTATTTTCAACCATGCTTTTAAGTTTGCCAATCGCCCATAAATCTGGAGTATCATTGCCTTTCATTGATGCTCTTTTTACTGCAGTAAGCGCGATTAGTGTAACTGGGTTAACAGTCGTGTCAATCGCTGATACATTTAGTGTTACAGGCTTTTTTATGTTAATGTTTATTATGCAATTTGGCGGCGTTGGCGTTATGGCTTTAGGTACATTTATCTGGCTTTTATTAGGAAAGAAAATTGGCTTTAAAGAACGGCTCTTGATTATGACAGACCAGAATCAGTCAACGTTTTCAGGGCTTGTCTATTTAATAAAACAAATTTTATATTTAATCATTATAATTGAGCTTATCGGTGCGATTGTTTTAGGTACATATTTTTTGAAGTATTATGGCACATGGCAGGAAGCATACTTACATGGCCTTTTTTTGTCAATTAGTGCTACTACAAATGCTGGCTTTGATATTACAGGTGAATCTTTAATTCCCTTTGCTAATGATTATTTCGTTCAATTTATTACAATGCTTTTAATTATATTAGGCGCAATAGGTTTCCCCGTTTTAATAGAGATCAAGCATTATTTAACACATCGTGGAAAGTATCCTTATCACTTTTCATTGTTTACAAAAATTACGACAACAACATATTTTGTAATCGTTGTCCTTGGTACAATCGCGGTTTTCCTGTTGGAGTGGCATTCTTTTTTTGTTGATAAAAAATGGCATGAGGCATTTTTCTATGCTTTATTTCAATCCGTAACGGCAAGAAGTGCCGGCTTTGCTACGGCGGATATTTTACAATTCTCGGAATCAACGTTACTGCTAACGTCAATGTTAATGTTTATAGGTGCGTCACCATCTAGTGTTGGCGGAGGGATTCGGACAACGACTTTTGCGATTATAGTTTTGAGCATTTATTTTTATGCTCGCGGTCGAAATACGATTAAAGTATTCAATAGAGAAATAGACCCGCAAGATATTACGAAGGCATCTGTCGTCCTTGCAACGGCAATTATTCTTTGTACGTCAGCAGTCATTGTATTATCCGCGCTTGAATCAGTTCCTATTTTGCCAATTATATTTGATGTGGCATCCGCATTCGGAACATGTGGACAATCAATGGGCATCACGCCTAATCTCAGCGTGGCTAGTAAATTAGTGCTAATTACCTTGATGTTTATCGGAAGAATTGGCATTTTTTCCTTCCTGTTTTTAATTCGTGGGCAAGAAAAAGAGGAAAAGTATCATTTTCCGAAGGAAAAAATTATTATAGGCTAA